aaaaagggaagataaatgCCACTTTACAattcattaaataaaaacaaaacaaaccccaaaGAACCTAAATCCCCCATGCTAAGCTCTCTCCTTGTGCAAGTCTGCAAAATCAGAACAGAAAGGGAGATGGGGGAGAGCTGGGGAGGCCCAGGGAGAAGGGGCAGGGGGCAGGAGCACAGGCCGCTGGGGGCTGGCCAGGCTGCCCCTTCTGGGAAGAGCCAGGGCCAGACAGGACAGGGAATGGGGGAGGAAGCTTGAAGGAAAAAACTGGCATCTCGTTCCCTTTGCCAGATAGATGGTCTTTGGCAACTGGTATGTGCCTGTCAGCCCCTCCTCACCTGGAGGGAAGGAGTTGGAGGGATCCCACAAGGTCGGGAGCAGACCGGTACAGGATGGCCACCAGTGCCAGGGCCAGGGTCCAGCCCCAGGACATCagcctcttccctccccctcccctagagcttttcttccttccaaaagATTCTGGCCCTCTCCAAATCCCCGATTGGCCCTGGCATTGTCATATGGTTGATTTTAGTCAttgcttaaattaaaaaattaaaatatatatacatatatatactgtaCACACAGGACAGTAACTGAACAGTGTTGGGAAGGGCAGAGCGGGGATGGTGTGGGGTGCAGGGTCAGGGAAATGGATGTGGGGATTAGGGGAAGGAAGCACAGggcagaggagagagggagaagttaGCGGGTCCAGATGGGACCAGTATTCTTTACAATAAAAACAGGAGTTCAGACCTCAGCAGAACAGGACTCTGGGTCCCTCAAGAGTCCCCCCCGCCGCAGACACTGAGGAGGGGCAGGAGGAAGGGGGCCAGTAGGGACCGGCGGGGAATGCGGCTTTAGGGTTGGACGATGGCGGTCCCTGGTCCGGGGGGAGGGATGGACCGCTGTCTCAGCTTCTCCGTGACTTTGAATGTTGGATAAGCCACTGTAGGGTGATGTCTGTGGGAGGAATAAGACTCATTGGGTTAGAGATGGAATGGAGGTGACTGAGAGGGATGGGGGACAGGACCCAAACTATAGGGAAGGCCAGGTCTCCCAGAACAGAGCTGCCAGAGGAAGGAGGAACACGGAGGCTTTCGTTCTCTGACTAAAAGCTCCAGAAAGGAGAATCTTAGGGACTTTTAGAGGTGACAGGAGGATGTGAAAGTCTGGTGGGAGAACAGAAAACCCGAGACCAACAGCGAGGAGGGTGAGCTGGGCAGGCTATCTGTGCAAGAATGAGGCTGTAGAGCCCCTGAAAATGGGTCTCCTTGGCTCTTCAGCCCGTGTAATCCCAGGGCTCTCCTGGATTCCCCCGCCCCAACCACCCCCAGCCCCAAATTACCCACCGATGTTATCCTTTTCTTTGCAGGAGATCGAATAGCAGCAGATCTCTCGGTCCTGGATAGCAGACAAATTCCTAGGGGTGGGAAATAACAGATGTTTCTCAGACCTGGAGAGTGTGGGGGGGGTGAACGGTGTCCACCCAAAATGgccaggaaagggaaaggggaggggtcTTCTCCAGCaatgctgggggaggggggcagacaGGGCCTCTGGGCCACGGCCAGGCCATGAAAAGCAGCACTGGTGCCACCCTGTGGCTGAGTCAGGGAATAGGTGCCTCTAGTCAGGGCACGGGAACCGGTTTCCTGAGAAAACCCGGGGACACTTGTGGATGGGGCATCAGGAAGAGCTAGAAATAGGTGATCAGTGAGGAGTGCTGGGAGAAGCGGGGGTCTGGGAAGCAGCAGACTGGGGTCCAGCCCTGCTCTGTCTCTGTGATCTCAGACCATTTATGTGACActcctgggtctcaattttcctcatctgtaaactgtcAATGATCTCCAACAGCTCTTCCACTAGGCCACTGAATCTCAGAAATTAAGTGTTGGGGCTTTTCCTGGAGAAATACTAGTGGATTGTAAGGGGGAAATTCTTTACATCTGAGATAACAGGGAAGTCCCAGAATGTTATGGACTTTAATCTAAAAATCCTCTTCCATCAAAATGAATCTGTGCAGTTCTCCAGaatttttgaggaaagaaaacaactggggagaggaaaaggaaacatcTTCCAGCTGAGCGCCAGGATGAGCCTCAGACTCCTTGGGCTCCCAGCTGGGCTCCTTCTCCCTCCTGCTCTAACAGGAGACCCTGTACTAGAAAAGAACAATCCACACTCACATTTtttcaatcagttccttctcatCCAGAGCACCAGGGAGGTCTCGCTTATTTCCCAGGACTAGGACCTGTTGggaagagaaatagggaaagggGTTGGGGTGAAGGGACCTAAAGACCCTATGATGAGGCGGCTTCTACAGAAAGAGCCTTTGCCTTGCTCTCCCATGATGTCCAGTCTCACCTTTCCCTTCTGGCCCAGCCTTtcctcccatccccaccccctcTGCAGCGTCTCCCACATCCATCCTCCTCAGGGCCATTCTCTCCCTGCTTCCGTGCTCCAGCCACATCCCCCTTTCCCTGCGCCagtctccccttcttcctcctctggcCTCGGCTCACTGACCGGGATTCCCTGCAGCTGGGGCTTGTCCAGTAGATTGTGTAGTTCATTTTTGGAAGCCTCGATCTTCTCCTGGTCAGCAGCATCCACCATGTACCTGTACACACAGGGAGGAAATGGGGATTTAATACCACAGGAAGAGGTCGAAGATCAAAAGCCAGGAGGAACCTCAGAGTCCTCTGCAGCCTTCCCCGTCACTTCCCTATGGACAGGGCCAATGTGGGTCCCAGCCTGGGCAGTGGAGGTCTTGCCTGGAGGACCCCCAAGGCCATTGTGAGGGGGCAGGGCAGGGAAGTAGATGGGGTGGGAAGAGAAGGATGGGGCTCAGTGGAGGGCACTACGGGCTCTGCACTTACACTATGGCGCTCACACCGCGACAGTATCGCTCCCACATGCTCCTGAAGCGGGGCTGGCCTCCAATGTCCCAGAgctggggatggggagaggagaaaggaggggtcAAGGCCAGCACCTCCATCTCTGCTGGATCCacgtttctctccctcccataaACATTAGTACCTCCAAGGtgtccttccccttcttcccaccaGCCCTCATTCCTCTCCAAtgtatttcttgtgcagcaatttttattattataaaagaatcaagaagcatttattaagcacttatgataTGCAAAGTACTAGGGATATAAGTAAAAATGGACAGTTCTGTTTTTTAACAGAGTAGAAGTAGATTTAAGCACTGGTCTAATATCGTCTTACTATCCTACGTGTTCCATCAGGTTGGGGGCTGGATTTTAAACTCAACTTAGTAAACTTCTCAGTCCCTGTACGGAATGGACACTcattctcccccttccttttggGCTCCAGGTCTCCCTGGAGGACCAGAAGGGAACAGAGGAGGCTTCTCCTCCTGTCCCTCAGCCCCCTTCCTTCCCGCTCTGGGTTCGGGCTCTGGCCCTCTCACCTTGATAGTCACGTTCCCTTTGGTGATTTTGCGCATGTTGAAGCCTACGGTTGGGATCATGTCTTCATTGAACTGTCCTGACTGGAAGAAGAGTCAGAATTAGAGCTGCATTCCCCCACTGAAGTAAGAAATTGGGGCCCCTCCAGGATGGACTAAATCAAGATGGATTCCAGATTCCTCACACTTGAAGGGAAGCCCACAGGCTTATTGCTCTTCTGTCCTTGGAACTGGGCTGTGCTTAAATCAACCCAGGAGCTTGGTTcacatgtaaatctctccaagaaAGAGAGAACTCCATTTCCACCAGCAACAACTTTGGTGTTTCTCACACTAGATtgtcaggaagtttttcctgagtTGTAATAAGTGCCATTTGTAGAGTTTTAAGGTTTATTTCTGTGGCTAATTACGCCAACTACTTTGCtaatcttccttcctcccccatctctTGGTCACAGTAAATAATTTTTTGGATAATGCTAGAGTTtctttgctaagattttattttaaatctctgCATTCACCTTCACTAGTAAGATCCATTTCTGCTTGATCTTTCCTAAGTTGCACTTTTTTTGTTAAGCCAAATGAAGGAGCTGGTCTCAGACCTCTGCTTCCAAGCTGGCCTCAGATCTCAAAAAAGGTAAGACCAAGTAAAGGGTCATAATACAACTTTGTTAAGTTCACTTTCCTCACAACTCTGCTGAACAAGAGTTCTTATTCCtgctttacaaataatgaaacagaCTCAAAAGTTAGGGACTTGCCTGTAGTCATCCAGTTAATTAGTGTCTGAATTAGTGCTTTAACTTCCCAAGTATACTGACTCAGGTCCATCTAGGTAGGATGATAGATTGTCTCTGACTGTAATTTATAAAATGCAATAGAAACCCTTCTCATTAGTCCTCAGTGGGACTGGACGTAGTCGCTTCCTAGCATCAGCACAGTGGAGAGCTTTGGACAAACCATTCAAGTTATACTTTAGCCATTCCTTTCCAGGGAAGAGTTCGGCTCATCCTGGTCCCTTAAAGCATGGCAGGATCACACTGCTCCATCATTAAAGAATACAGACCAACTTTCCTGTTAGCTTAAGCAAGTAGCTCTGTCACCCTCAGCTTATAGTATTTTCCAAAGGCAAGcacaattccccccccccccacttattTTATGgacagcttttgtttttataaagccttggtttccaaatttctctctgccttttgCCACATCTAAGTATTTTGGTTCACCCAGGTTATGAAGACTCCCTCTCATTCACTTGGATACCTGGGAGTTTgctatgatttcatttgtaaaCCACTTCATCATTTCTAGTTTTCCCCTCTGGGCATTTCCAAGATCTCCATATTGCTGTGTTTCAGTTTTCTATTGTGTCTcactgtgaccctatttggggttttctcagcagattctgcagtgatttgccatttccttctccagcccattttacagatgagaaaattgcgataaatgacttgcccagggtgatatAACCAGgcagtgcctgaggccagatctgaattcagatcctcttgactctgGGCCTGGCACTCTATACACTGACCCACTTAGCTGACCTGGGTTGCCGCCAAATCCCAAAGATCCAAGGACTGCTTCCATGGTGGAAAACACCCTGGATTTGGAGACAGGAGCTGGACTGATATCTTGGTTCTGCCCCTGTCACTGCTGTGGGCCTGCTTCCTCTCTAAAAGGGGGCCTTGGACAGAAGCCCTCTAAGGCCTGTCTACCCCTGTTTCTGGTTCTCTGATCCTTTCATTtgttgagtctcagtttcctcatgccAAATGAAGGGAGCTGATCCTCCAATTCCAAGCTGGCCACAAGTCTCAAAAAAGGCCGGACCGAGGGCAGTGGAAGGGCCTCCGGTGGTCACCCACGGGACAGGTCTGTCTCTCTTCCAGGAGCACCAGCGTCCCGGGGCAGCTTGAAAGGCAACAAGGCTGCCCTCCCTCAGGCACCATGAACTGGAGCGCAGGATGGGGGCTCACTTGTTGGGTCTCATGGTGAGGCGTTCTCTCTAGCATGGGTCCGGCCAGATGGCCTTGGAGGCCCAAGGCCCGGATTCTGACGTGCGACTCACACAAAGTCAAGGGTAAAACAGGGAACCGAGCCCAAGCTTCAGGCTCCCTCCCCGCAACATCCTCTCCTGGATTGGTGCCGGGTCCCAGGGTGCAGGGAGGTCAAGAACTGGGACTGCAATCAGCACAGAGTCCTCTCTATCTCCAGGTACCCATTCACATGCGAAGACTCATGGAGGGGCTATGGGATTACACGGGGCAGGTCACAGACAGAGGGCTTGAACTTGGGCCTGTGGCTCAGGGAACTTCCACTCTGGCACACCATCTTTAAAGCCATCTGAGCTCCCGGAGTCCCCTTTCCTACATGCCTGGGGCACCGATGACCCTTGTTTAAGGGTGAAGAAACTCTGGGTGGGAATCGTGTGTGGATGGGTCTCTCTGCCCCTCTGTGCAGAGTACTGCAGGCCTGGGACGGGGGACCATCCTGGTCCCAGGAGCCTCGCCACGTGGGTTGGCCTTGGAGAACAGATGGCGGTTTTCTGTGGGTGCAGGCCTCCAGGGATGAGCTGGACCTGGGCACACTGAACCATCTATTCCTCCTTCCTACAATGTGAGTGAGGTAGGGCAAGGTCTACAGCTGGAAGGGGCCTCTGAGATCTAGTCCAGGCCCTCCATGAAGAATGAGAGGAAACTGCTAAGAGGGTGAACggtttacaattattatctcatttgatcttaacaaCAAAGCTCAGAGGAAAGTGCCAGTATGCTTCctattttacaggggaggaaactgaagcagaaagtaACTTTCAGCTAGGAAGGCTGGAGGCTACATCTGAACTCCAGGCCCGTGCTCCAATGCTGTCCAACTGGAACCCAGGGATGCCATGTGACTTCCAAGGTCACATGTAATATGGAGCATCAGGGGTTCAAGCCCAGGCAACTCGACAACGGGGGAGCTTCCACACCCTGTGGGCTTCACTCCTCAACTAGTTAGCCTCTTAGACTGAATTAGGGGCATTCTAGGGTCTTCATAACAACTCACTTTCAGATTTAGGAGACACTTTGTTTCCAACTATTCTGTGAGATGAGTCACCACCATTATTTGTTGCTGCTGAGTCCCTTCAGGggtatctgactctctgtgatcccacttggggttttctcagcaaagatgctagggtggtttgccatttccttctccagcccattttacagatgaggaactgaggcagatgggGTTTGGTGACTGCAAGTCCAGGCCCTGGGCACTATGGCGCCACCTGGCTGCTCCCTTCCCAGAGGAAGACCCTGAGCCTGAGCAAAATAAAGTGctgaagttacttttttttttttgaggctggggttaagtgacttgcctagggtcacacagctaggaagtgtcaagtgtctgagaccagatttgaactcctgaattcagggctggtgctctatccactgcgccacctagctgccccaatgctAAAGTTACAAAGTATCAGGCCCAGAACTAGGACCGAGCTGGGCCTTCCTCCAATACACTGCTTCTCAGGACCAGAGGACAAGCAGTCTGCTcacttcttctttctcttaaGCCCCAATACCGCACTCTTTGCAGGTCCCAGTCTGCCAGAGGATGGGGGACCCTCCTGGACAACACAGGGCTTAGTCTAGGTCAAAGGCCAGAAAAAGGCAGACCCCTCAATAGCTGGGAGGGCAGGCGGAGGAGAGGCTGGGAGGAAGCAAAACTCCCAGGGGGTTTGAATGTGGTCATTCCCTGGGCTGCTGGGAGGAGATGGGGGTCTGGCTCCACCCCCAACCCTCCCCAGGTCCCATGGCTTTTGCTAAGGCTAAAGGAGGAGCTCTAGAGTCCTTATAAAAGCACTCCGCCCCACTTGGATTGCTGGTTAAGGTAGCTGGGGTGCATAATGACAAAGAGATGAAATCTCAGAAGTCACTGAATCCAACCCAGtgctttgtccaaggtcactctGGGCCAGGATGTAAATGGAAGTCCTGGGGTCTGGCTCTGCCCCTTAACTCAGAAGCCCCAGGCCTAGTAAGTGCACCCAGGGCAGAGCACTTCTTAGAGGGGGCCAAGAAAAAGGAGATCTTTGGCCAATCAATGGGGAGCTGGATTATCAGAGGTCCTCTAGTATAAAACCAGAAAAGGGGAAGTGACACTGGCCCGAGGTCACACGGAGAGTCTAAAGAGCCTGTCACCAGTCTAATCTGGGGGCGGCTGGTCTTATGCTAGGTCACAAGTCAtgaagaacagagttcaaatcctgcttcagacaggCAGGATGGCCACTAAGTgactatgcaagtcacttaacctcagtttcctcattctgtaaaaaaagaaaaaaaagcacctTCCTCATAGGTGGTTAAGGCTGCAGGAGGTGGAATACCCAAGTCTTTGCAAAAGGGAAAATGCCATGTAAACATGGTTGAATCAGCAAGTCCTGGCAAAAGGAACAGGGAACAGCAAGGGACCTTTAGAAGATTTAACAAAGGGCTCTCCTACAAATTGGGAAAAAGCCCCGACTGTGACGACTTTGAGTCTGTGACGTTGATCAGGGcacttccttctctgggtttcaatttctCATCTCTTAACATGGAGAGGCCGGACTTTGTGATCAATGAAGTACCTTCTACTTTTAACATTTTTGGGGAGCCTGAATTTCAGTTCCCTCTCTGTGAAAACAGAAAGGAACTGAGATAAAtgctcaaaggggaaaaaaccaaaaaacaaacccaaaacattGTGAGGCTCACTCCCAGCTTCCAAATAGAATGAACAAGAATTGAGCAGAATATAGATATTGGAAAAAGTAGGAATTCTGGAAGAATCAGCAGAAAACAAGCAGTCCTTATTTTACCCTCTCCTGTTCAGTTAATAGGGAAAagagctaggtgatgcaatggatagagtgctgggtctgaagtcaggaaaacctgagttcaaatctggagtCAGATATTTCCAAGCTATGTAagctcaggcaagtcacttaagtctttacttgcctcagtttccctgactgtaaaatggggatcattttactgacctctcaggattgttgtgaggatcaaatgagatatttgtaaaagcacagtgcctggcatatagtaagtacttgcCATTCCCTAAGACCCTGACCCAATTTCTTATTTGTCTCAGTCTCATCAGCTTTACAAAGTCTTCTGGGTATTTGTTAGCCTACTGTGAATACCACCCACTACACCTGGGGGGGATGCTTGGCTAAATTCACGCTCTTTTCCTAACCCTGTAGGGCTTATACAGCAGACAGAAGTGActcagagagaaatggagaaagttATGAGGGCAGGAAGGAAGAGCAGGATTTATAAGTTTGTTGGTGCTTTTCAGGGCTTCCTTTCAAATCACATTAATCTGCCATGTCCTTCTGGGGTCTGCACTGCTTAGCACCTCATGAGCCTCTCAGAAGCATCTTTGATATGGGCAGCTAGGCTGGGATTCAGGATTCCGGATTTCTGCATTCTCCCATCAATAGGTAGGGTGCCAGCTCAGGGCAGAGGAGGACCTTCTAACAAATGCTTTTACAGCCACAGCAACAGCACATCACAGGTGTCTGCTATTGTTATGGGGATTGTCCTTTATAGGGGGGTGGGCGTGGCAATGCCCACTAGAGCACAGCTGGGCAGTGGATGGATTTCTATATCCACTGATTCCTTTCCAGGAATATGACCTCATTAATACTCTACCAAGAGCCCTGCACAAGGGATTGTGGGTAACACCAAGGCCGTCTACCCCCCTGCCTCATGTTGTAGCCTAGGCCAAGAGCAGAACAGCATCAACTTCTCTCAGCCCCTTAAGAGACTTCTCTCGGGTCCCAGGGCCTAAATTCAAAAGTTACAACATTCTACCCAAGCTACCAATCCAGCCAAACCTACAGAATTCAGATGGCAGActatgaaaaatggaaaggaccttggagatcattttGGCCAAGCTCATTTTCTCTCTCAAGTCCTTTATTTCAAAGATAAGGAGCCCAGGACcagacttgtccaaggtcactcgGCTGACCAGCCCAAAAGAAAGCAGGATCTATTTCCCTGGCTCCTAaggcactctttccactatattgtCATACAGCTTTTATTTTGTGATACTTGCAAAcaattattgttaaaaaaaaaaatcttatgcatGCATTTGTCTCCTAGATGCGCActgcaagcaaaaacaaatttggCAGCAAGCTCAGGTCATTT
The Sminthopsis crassicaudata isolate SCR6 chromosome 4, ASM4859323v1, whole genome shotgun sequence genome window above contains:
- the ARL8A gene encoding ADP-ribosylation factor-like protein 8A isoform X1 codes for the protein MIALFNKLLDWFKALFWKEEMELTLVGLQYSGKTTFVNVIASGQFNEDMIPTVGFNMRKITKGNVTIKLWDIGGQPRFRSMWERYCRGVSAIVYMVDAADQEKIEASKNELHNLLDKPQLQGIPVLVLGNKRDLPGALDEKELIEKMNLSAIQDREICCYSISCKEKDNIDITLQWLIQHSKSRRS
- the ARL8A gene encoding ADP-ribosylation factor-like protein 8A isoform X2: MIALFNKLLDWFKALFWKEEMELTLVGLQYSGKTTFVNVIASGQFNEDMIPTVGFNMRKITKGNVTIKLWDIGGQPRFRSMWERYCRGVSAIVYMVDAADQEKIEASKNELHNLLDKPQLQGIPEFVCYPGPRDLLLFDLLQRKG